From Apium graveolens cultivar Ventura chromosome 9, ASM990537v1, whole genome shotgun sequence, the proteins below share one genomic window:
- the LOC141686300 gene encoding gibberellin 2-beta-dioxygenase 2-like, which translates to MVSVSPTHHSSEEHQSSSIPTIDMSLDRYTVSKKIVQACEDYGFFKLVNHGIPNHIISSMEEQSYDFFSKPAWEKQEAGPPSPFGYGCKSIGLKGDMGELEYILLEANPASISRRSTTMSTHPKKFSDAVTEYVQTIRDLSCEVLDHMAQGLQLPDKSLSCLIKDNDNDSCFRVNHYPPFEANYKITNSMNCPVVGFGEHCDPQIITILRSNHVGGLQIYSKENHWISVPPHPAEFCVFVGDALQVLTNKRFLSARHRVLANFSKQSRISMMYFGAPSLAASLSCLPATNSPFQPRLYRHFTWGEYKKVVYSGRLGEQRLHFFELS; encoded by the exons ATGGTTTCTGTTTCCCCAACCCATCATTCCTCTGAAGAACACCAGTCATCTAGTATTCCAACAATTGATATGTCTCTTGACAGGTATACAGTTTCAAAAAAGATTGTGCAAGCTTGTGAAGATTATGGCTTCTTTAAGCTGGTTAATCATGGGATTCCTAATCATATCATTTCAAGCATGGAGGAGCAGAGTTATGATTTCTTCTCGAAGCCGGCTTGGGAGAAGCAAGAAGCAGGGCCACCATCTCCATTTGGATATGGATGCAAATCAATTGGCTTGAAGGGTGATATGGGAGAACTTGAATACATTCTTCTCGAAGCCAACCCTGCCTCTATATCCCGAAGATCAACAACGATGTCCACTCACCCGAAAAAATTCAG TGATGCTGTGACTGAGTACGTTCAAACTATAAGAGACCTCAGTTGCGAGGTTCTTGATCATATGGCTCAAGGCTTGCAGCTGCCTGACAAATCTTTGAGTTGCCTTATCAAAGACAATGACAATGATTCATGTTTTCGAGTGAATCATTATCCTCCCTTTGAGGCTAATTATAAGATCACAAATTCCATGAATTGTCCAGTTGTCGGATTTGGAGAGCATTGCGACCCTCAGATAATAACTATCTTAAGATCCAACCATGTGGGTGGCCTTCAAATATATTCTAAAGAAAATCATTGGATCTCTGTCCCTCCCCATCCTGCCGAATTTTGTGTGTTTGTTGGCGATGCCTTGCAG GTTCTAACAAATAAAAGATTTTTAAGTGCAAGACATAGAGTGCTGGCTAACTTCAGCAAGCAGTCAAGAATTTCAATGATGTACTTTGGAGCACCATCACTTGCAGCATCTCTGTCTTGTTTGCCCGCGACGAATTCACCCTTTCAGCCTAGACTATATAGGCATTTCACTTGGGGAGAATACAAGAAGGTTGTATATTCCGGACGTTTAGGGGAACAGCGTCTTCATTTTTTCGAATTATCATAG